ATGGTGAGCGTGACGAGCGTGCGGGCATCGCTCTCGCCGAGCGTCGCGAGTTGCTCGCCGAACACGTCGCCGATGGTGGCGCCGTCCTCGGCCAGATCGCGGAACGTGATGGCGGGATGCCGCGTGACGAGGTCGAAGCCGGCAAACTCGGGCCAGCGCGCGTCGTCGTTCCGATGGAACAGCGACGCCGCGCCCAGCGGCGCGAGCGTTCCGGCCCGCGGCGTGCGTTCGAGCGCCACGGCCACGCTCGTGGCCCCGGCATCGAGCGCCGGATAGAGATCGGTGGAGAAGGAATCGCCGAGGGCGATGTACTGTTCGAAGTTCACACGCCGACCTTCGGGCCCGCGGTTCGAGCCCGGGATGGAATCAGACGTCGGCGGTGAGGCCGCGCGTTTCCAGAATGCGCGCCACCGTCTCGCCGATCTTGTTGTTGGGAGTGCTCGCGCCGGCCGTGATGCCGATGCGCACCGGTCCGGCGGGAAGCCAGCCGGCCCGGTCGGCCTCGTGATTGTGGATCCCCGCCGGCCGGTAGTGGATGGTCCCCGCTTGGGGGTCGATCCCCGTGGCCGTATCGATGTGATACGTGGGCACCCGCTCGGCGCACAGGGCGGCGAGCGAGATCGTGTTGCTCGAGTTGAATCCGCCGATCACGACCATCACGTCGAGCGGGTGCTGCAGCAGATCGAGCACCGCGTCCTGCCGCTCCTGCGTGGCGCTGCAGATCGTGTCGAAGGTCCGGAAATCCCGGGCCCGCGCCTCGGGCCCGCGGGCGTGCGCGATGGCCTCGCCGATGGCTTCGCCGATGGCCAGCGATTCGCGGGCGAGCATCGTGGTCTGGTTGGCCACCCCGATGCGCTGGAGGTGCCGCGCCGGGTCGAACCCCGGCGAGACCGACTCCTTGAAGTGCGCCAGGATCGTCGCGCTGTCCACCGTGCCCTCGATGTACCCGCACACCAGCCGGGCGTCGTCCATGTGGCGCACCACCAGATACTGGCCGTCGGGGTACTTGCGCACCTGCGACGCGGTGGCGCGCGTTTCCTCGTGGTAGTACTTGCCGTGGATGACCGCCGTGAAGCCGTCGCGGGCGTAGCTCTCCACGCGCTTCCACACGTTGAGCACGGAGCCGCACGTGGTGTCCACG
This region of Gemmatimonadaceae bacterium genomic DNA includes:
- a CDS encoding 4-hydroxy-3-methylbut-2-enyl diphosphate reductase, yielding MTAHPESSYFRKGFGLKTEVQGDLASDYDGRLVDYLRAHEYTLTVGDVTIRLAHEFGFCYGVERAVEYAYQTRRKFPDKRIFLVGEIIHNPHVNAKLREMGIEILHPGPRGFDFAGVAPDDVVIMPAFGVTIADFEALRAIGCVLVDTTCGSVLNVWKRVESYARDGFTAVIHGKYYHEETRATASQVRKYPDGQYLVVRHMDDARLVCGYIEGTVDSATILAHFKESVSPGFDPARHLQRIGVANQTTMLARESLAIGEAIGEAIAHARGPEARARDFRTFDTICSATQERQDAVLDLLQHPLDVMVVIGGFNSSNTISLAALCAERVPTYHIDTATGIDPQAGTIHYRPAGIHNHEADRAGWLPAGPVRIGITAGASTPNNKIGETVARILETRGLTADV